The proteins below come from a single Excalfactoria chinensis isolate bCotChi1 chromosome 7, bCotChi1.hap2, whole genome shotgun sequence genomic window:
- the EPC2 gene encoding enhancer of polycomb homolog 2 isoform X1: MSKLSFRARALDAAKPLPIYRGKDMPDLNDCVSINRAVPQMPTGMEKEEESEHHLQRAISAQQVFREKKESMVIPVPEAESNVNYYNRLYKGEFKQPKQFIHIQPFNLDNEQPDYDMDSEDETLLNRLNRKMEIKPLQFEIMIDRLEKASSSQLVTLQEAKLLLNEDDYLIKAVYDYWVRKRKNCRGPSLIPQIKQEKRDGSTNNDPYVAFRRRTEKMQTRKNRKNDEASYEKMLKLRREFSRAITILEMIKRREKTKRELLHLTLEVVEKRYHLGDYGGEILNEVKLNRPEKEMSTTASVLHNGNHHKVQECKIKHPHHSSLKEEISDVVRQKKKYLKKPKMECVVTAQQPSAEPLPVINKSDIKQYDFHSSDEDEFPQVPSPVSEAEEENDPDGPCAFRRRAGCQYYAPRLDQTNSSYENSELAELDKLRFRHCLTTLTIPRRCIGFARRRVGRGGRVIMDRISTEHDPVLRQIDPEMLNSFSSSSQTLDFSSNFSRTNASNKRCENRLSLSEILSNIRSCRLQCFQPRLLNLQDSDSEECTSRKPGQTVNNKRVSAASVALLNTSKNGISVTGGITEEQFQTHQQQLVQMQRQQLAQLQQKQQSQHSSQQTHPKAQGSSTSDCMSKTLDSASAHFAASAVVSAPAPGRSEATKEQTPSHNNINGVVQPSGTSRTLYSTNMALSSSPGISAVQLVRTVGHTTTNHLIPALCTSSPQTLPMNNSCLTNAVHLNNVSVVSPVNVHINTRTSAPSPTALKLATVAASMDRVPKVTPSSAISSIARENHEPERLGLNGIAETTVAMEVT, translated from the exons GAACATCACTTGCAACGGGCTATCTCAGCACAACaagttttcagagaaaagaaggagagCATGGTTATCCCAGTTCCTGAAGCAGAGAGCAATGTGAACTATTACAATCGTTTGTATAAAGGAGAATTTAAGCAACCAAAGCAGTTCATTCACATTCAAC cCTTTAATCTGGACAATGAACAGCCGGATTATGATATGGACTCTGAAGATGAAACCTTATTGAACAGACTAAATCGGAAGATGGAAATCAAGCCACTGCAGTTTGAAATAATGATTGACAGACTTGAAAAAGCCAGTTCTAGTCAG ctcgTTACACTTCAGGAAGCTAAATTGCTGCTAAATGAGGATGACTACCTTATTAAGGCTGTATATGACTACTGGGTAAGAAAGCGTAAGAACTGCAGAGGGCCATCTCTCATCCCCCAAATCAAACAGGAAAAGAGGGATGGCTCCACCAACAATGACCCTTATGTTGCCTTTCGGAGGAGAACCGAGAAAATGCAGACAAGAAAG AATCGAAAGAATGATGAAGCGTCTTACGAGAAGATGTTGAAGTTAAGAAGAGAGTTTAGCAGAGCCATAACAATTCTGGAGATGAttaagaggagagagaagacaAAACGCGAGTTACTGCATTTAACATTGGAAGTTGTAGAGAAAAG ataccATTTGGGTGATTATGGAGGTGAAATTCTCAATGAAGTGAAGCTTAACAGACCTGAAAAAGAGATGAGCACAACTGCATCCGTTCTTCATAATGGAAATCATCACAAAGTTCAAGAATGTAAAATTAAG CATCCTCATCATTCATCTCTAAAGGAGGAGATATCAGATGTTGTACGTCAGAAGAAGAAGTATCTGAAGAAACCGAAAATGGAGTGTGTGGTAACTGCTCAACAGCCCTCTGCTGAGCCCTTGCCTGTTATCAACAAGAGTGATATCAAGCAGTACGACTTCCACAGCTCAGATGAAGATGAGTTCCCGCAG GTACCCTCACCGGTATCAGAAGCGGAAGAGGAAAATGATCCTGATGGACCTTGTGCTTtcaggagaagagcaggatgCCAGTATTATGCT CCTCGTTTGGACCAAACTAATTCTTCCTATGAAAATTCAGAATTGGCAGAATTGGACAAACTGAGGTTCAGGCATTGCCTTACAACCCTTACAATTCCAAGAAGGTGTATAGGATTTGCAAGAAGACGAGTTGGCAGGGGTGGAAG GGTTATAATGGACCGAATATCCACAGAACATGATCCTGTCTTGAGACAGATTGACCCGGAAATGCTGAATAGTTTTTCAAGCTCTTCCCAGACTTTAGacttttcttctaatttttcaCGGACCAATGCTTCCAATAAACGTTGTGAAAACAGACTGTCCCTTTCTGAAATACTAAGCAATATCAGATCATGTCgactgcagtgttttcagccAAGGCTACTAAATCTACAGGACAGCGATAGCGAAGAATGTACCTCAAGGAAACCAGGGCAGACTGTGAATAATAAAAGAGTTTCTGCAGCATCTGTAGCTTTATTGAACACCAGCAAGAATGGCATATCAG TAACAGGGGGTATCACAGAAGAACAATTTCAGACACATCAACAGCAGTTAGTTCAAATGCAGAGGCAACAACTTGCCCAGCTTCAACAGAAACAACAATCTCAGCATTCCTCGCAACAGACACATCCAAAAGCACAG GGCTCCAGCACCTCTGACTGTATGTCAAAAACACTTGATTCAGCCAGTGCCCACTTTGCTGCATCCGCAGTGGTCAGTGCGCCTGCTCCTGGTCGCAGTGAGGCAACGAAGGAACAAACCCCCAGCCACAACAACATTAATGGTGTTGTCCAGCCTTCAG GAACCTCCAGAACGTTGTACTCCACCAACATGGCTTTATCATCCAGCCCAGGGATTTCAGCTGTACAGCTTGTAAGGACAGTTGGCCACACCACCACAAACCACTTAATTCCAGCGTTGTGCACAAGCAGCCCTCAAACACTTCCCATGAACAATTCTTGCCTGACTAACGCAGTGCACCTCAACAATGTCAGCGTTGTTTCTCCAGTCAATGTGCATATTAATACAAGGACTTCAGCACCATCGCCAACAGCCTTAAAACTTGCCACAGTTGCTGCCAGTATGGACAGAGTGCCAAAGGTAACTCCTAGCAGTGCCATCAGCAGTATAGCAAG AGAGAACCATGAACCAGAACGGCTGGGTTTAAACGGCATAGCAGAGACAACAGTAGCAATGGAAGTGACATAA
- the EPC2 gene encoding enhancer of polycomb homolog 2 isoform X2 — MPCGRRRALQRRGSSSRPSHLERSAGARVPLNREHHLQRAISAQQVFREKKESMVIPVPEAESNVNYYNRLYKGEFKQPKQFIHIQPFNLDNEQPDYDMDSEDETLLNRLNRKMEIKPLQFEIMIDRLEKASSSQLVTLQEAKLLLNEDDYLIKAVYDYWVRKRKNCRGPSLIPQIKQEKRDGSTNNDPYVAFRRRTEKMQTRKNRKNDEASYEKMLKLRREFSRAITILEMIKRREKTKRELLHLTLEVVEKRYHLGDYGGEILNEVKLNRPEKEMSTTASVLHNGNHHKVQECKIKHPHHSSLKEEISDVVRQKKKYLKKPKMECVVTAQQPSAEPLPVINKSDIKQYDFHSSDEDEFPQVPSPVSEAEEENDPDGPCAFRRRAGCQYYAPRLDQTNSSYENSELAELDKLRFRHCLTTLTIPRRCIGFARRRVGRGGRVIMDRISTEHDPVLRQIDPEMLNSFSSSSQTLDFSSNFSRTNASNKRCENRLSLSEILSNIRSCRLQCFQPRLLNLQDSDSEECTSRKPGQTVNNKRVSAASVALLNTSKNGISVTGGITEEQFQTHQQQLVQMQRQQLAQLQQKQQSQHSSQQTHPKAQGSSTSDCMSKTLDSASAHFAASAVVSAPAPGRSEATKEQTPSHNNINGVVQPSGTSRTLYSTNMALSSSPGISAVQLVRTVGHTTTNHLIPALCTSSPQTLPMNNSCLTNAVHLNNVSVVSPVNVHINTRTSAPSPTALKLATVAASMDRVPKVTPSSAISSIARENHEPERLGLNGIAETTVAMEVT; from the exons GAACATCACTTGCAACGGGCTATCTCAGCACAACaagttttcagagaaaagaaggagagCATGGTTATCCCAGTTCCTGAAGCAGAGAGCAATGTGAACTATTACAATCGTTTGTATAAAGGAGAATTTAAGCAACCAAAGCAGTTCATTCACATTCAAC cCTTTAATCTGGACAATGAACAGCCGGATTATGATATGGACTCTGAAGATGAAACCTTATTGAACAGACTAAATCGGAAGATGGAAATCAAGCCACTGCAGTTTGAAATAATGATTGACAGACTTGAAAAAGCCAGTTCTAGTCAG ctcgTTACACTTCAGGAAGCTAAATTGCTGCTAAATGAGGATGACTACCTTATTAAGGCTGTATATGACTACTGGGTAAGAAAGCGTAAGAACTGCAGAGGGCCATCTCTCATCCCCCAAATCAAACAGGAAAAGAGGGATGGCTCCACCAACAATGACCCTTATGTTGCCTTTCGGAGGAGAACCGAGAAAATGCAGACAAGAAAG AATCGAAAGAATGATGAAGCGTCTTACGAGAAGATGTTGAAGTTAAGAAGAGAGTTTAGCAGAGCCATAACAATTCTGGAGATGAttaagaggagagagaagacaAAACGCGAGTTACTGCATTTAACATTGGAAGTTGTAGAGAAAAG ataccATTTGGGTGATTATGGAGGTGAAATTCTCAATGAAGTGAAGCTTAACAGACCTGAAAAAGAGATGAGCACAACTGCATCCGTTCTTCATAATGGAAATCATCACAAAGTTCAAGAATGTAAAATTAAG CATCCTCATCATTCATCTCTAAAGGAGGAGATATCAGATGTTGTACGTCAGAAGAAGAAGTATCTGAAGAAACCGAAAATGGAGTGTGTGGTAACTGCTCAACAGCCCTCTGCTGAGCCCTTGCCTGTTATCAACAAGAGTGATATCAAGCAGTACGACTTCCACAGCTCAGATGAAGATGAGTTCCCGCAG GTACCCTCACCGGTATCAGAAGCGGAAGAGGAAAATGATCCTGATGGACCTTGTGCTTtcaggagaagagcaggatgCCAGTATTATGCT CCTCGTTTGGACCAAACTAATTCTTCCTATGAAAATTCAGAATTGGCAGAATTGGACAAACTGAGGTTCAGGCATTGCCTTACAACCCTTACAATTCCAAGAAGGTGTATAGGATTTGCAAGAAGACGAGTTGGCAGGGGTGGAAG GGTTATAATGGACCGAATATCCACAGAACATGATCCTGTCTTGAGACAGATTGACCCGGAAATGCTGAATAGTTTTTCAAGCTCTTCCCAGACTTTAGacttttcttctaatttttcaCGGACCAATGCTTCCAATAAACGTTGTGAAAACAGACTGTCCCTTTCTGAAATACTAAGCAATATCAGATCATGTCgactgcagtgttttcagccAAGGCTACTAAATCTACAGGACAGCGATAGCGAAGAATGTACCTCAAGGAAACCAGGGCAGACTGTGAATAATAAAAGAGTTTCTGCAGCATCTGTAGCTTTATTGAACACCAGCAAGAATGGCATATCAG TAACAGGGGGTATCACAGAAGAACAATTTCAGACACATCAACAGCAGTTAGTTCAAATGCAGAGGCAACAACTTGCCCAGCTTCAACAGAAACAACAATCTCAGCATTCCTCGCAACAGACACATCCAAAAGCACAG GGCTCCAGCACCTCTGACTGTATGTCAAAAACACTTGATTCAGCCAGTGCCCACTTTGCTGCATCCGCAGTGGTCAGTGCGCCTGCTCCTGGTCGCAGTGAGGCAACGAAGGAACAAACCCCCAGCCACAACAACATTAATGGTGTTGTCCAGCCTTCAG GAACCTCCAGAACGTTGTACTCCACCAACATGGCTTTATCATCCAGCCCAGGGATTTCAGCTGTACAGCTTGTAAGGACAGTTGGCCACACCACCACAAACCACTTAATTCCAGCGTTGTGCACAAGCAGCCCTCAAACACTTCCCATGAACAATTCTTGCCTGACTAACGCAGTGCACCTCAACAATGTCAGCGTTGTTTCTCCAGTCAATGTGCATATTAATACAAGGACTTCAGCACCATCGCCAACAGCCTTAAAACTTGCCACAGTTGCTGCCAGTATGGACAGAGTGCCAAAGGTAACTCCTAGCAGTGCCATCAGCAGTATAGCAAG AGAGAACCATGAACCAGAACGGCTGGGTTTAAACGGCATAGCAGAGACAACAGTAGCAATGGAAGTGACATAA